From Daucus carota subsp. sativus chromosome 6, DH1 v3.0, whole genome shotgun sequence, the proteins below share one genomic window:
- the LOC108224360 gene encoding uncharacterized protein LOC108224360 isoform X1: MATVEGVYVQVVSATSAFHAEKVEEAKTTTEEAAATVEEVVAAPEVPKQTETTTTTTTPAPVVADEPAEATNAEAPAAEEAKVTEEEVKAESVPEETVKEEVVVPAEEPVAEKFSDAPVEIEPEAVVEAKAEAEEVVKEDAVADTNVEEEEEKTTTEQDEDKVEAAVAEAEEETKKTEE, translated from the exons ATGGCCACAGTCGAG GGTGTTTACGTGCAGGTTGTGTCAGCAACATCAGCATTCCACGCGGAGAAAGTTGAAGAAGCAAAGACAACAACTGAAGAAGCAGCCGCCACAGTTGAGGAAGTTGTCGCAGCACCAGAAGTGCCTAAACAAACCGAGACCACGACTACTACTACTACTCCTGCACCTGTCGTCGCGGATGAGCCAGCAGAGGCAACCAATGCCGAAGCCCCGGCAGCAGAGGAGGCCAAGGTCACTGAAGAGGAGGTTAAGGCAGAGAGTGTTCCAGAGGAAACTGTGAAGGAAGAAGTTGTGGTACCTGCTGAGGAGCCGGTTGCTGAGAAATTTTCAGATGCGCCTGTAGAAATTGAACCCGAAGCTGTAGTGGAAGCTAAAGCAGAAGCTGAGGAGGTTGTGAAAGAAGATGCTGTTGCAGATACTAatgtggaggaggaggaggagaagaCTACTACTGAGCAAGATGAAGACAAGGTGGAGGCAGCAGTAGCTGAGGCGGAGGAGGAAACTAAGAAGACCGAAGAATAA
- the LOC108226926 gene encoding uncharacterized protein LOC108226926, translating into MSVQNAMNLTSSTKALLQELRDHGWDEFLLNVYKFGENHDLEMPKMDASYSMGTGRGCQQHDFVTNEHHYHFSMFNVIIDVQMTELNDRFTEQSIELLVLSAALDPKDHFKRFDINKICELAEKFYPGDFDASEVRALRLQLEHYRCQVVSHKDFQDLSSLAQLCRQLVETGLAKLFPLVDILIRLVLTLPVSTATTERAFSAMKIIKTRLRNKMEDGYLSGCMMLHIEKEYVDAVDSEDVIDHFESIGDRRAQFR; encoded by the coding sequence ATGTCTGTTCAAAATGCTATGAATTTGACTTCAAGTACAAAGGCACTTCTGCAAGAATTGAGGGATCATGGTTGGGATGAGTTTTTGCTAAATGTCTATAAATTTGGAGaaaatcatgatcttgaaaTGCCTAAAATGGATGCATCCTACTCAATGGGGACTGGTCGTGGTTGTCAACAACATGATTTTGTCACAAATGAACATCATTATCATTTTAGCATGTTTAATGTGATTATTGATGTCCAAATGACAGAGCTAAATGACAGATTCACGGAGCAAAGTATAGAACTGCTTGTTTTGAGTGCTGCATTGGATCCTAAAGATCACTTTAAAAGGTTTGACATCAACAAGATTTGTGAACTTGCAGAAAAGTTCTATCCAGGAGACTTTGATGCATCAGAGGTACGTGCTTTAAGACTACAATTAGAACATTATAGATGTCAAGTAGTTTCCCATAAAGATTTTCAAGATTTGTCTTCTCTTGCACAATTGTGTAGACAATTAGTTGAAACAGGCTTAGCTAAACTTTTCCCCCTAGTTGATATATTGATTCGTTTGGTCTTGACACTTCCTGTTTCCACTGCCACTACTGAACGTGCATTCTCGgcaatgaaaattataaaaactcgGCTTAGAAACAAGATGGAAGACGGATATCTTTCAGGTTGTATGATGCTTCACATTGAAAAAGAATATGTTGATGCTGTTGATTCAGAGGATGTAATTGATCATTTCGAGTCTATTGGAGATCGTAGAGCTCAATTTAGATAA
- the LOC108225024 gene encoding uncharacterized protein LOC108225024 isoform X1, producing MNKMLGTESRRDFAFDFQSQVSILRPSVHARRANIIVKFQDLYGFTVEGNVDDVNILNEVREKLRQQGKVWWALEASKGSNWYLQTRVSSTIKSSLNFSNLVNAIALKRLIRNGIPLVLRPKVWFSLSGAAKKKSTVPQSYYNDLIFAVEGKVTPATKQIDHDLFRTFPGHPWLDTKERHAALRRVLVAYSFRDSDVGYCQGLNYVGALLLLVMKTEEDAFWMLAVLLENVLANDCYTTNLSGCHVEQRVFKDILAKKCPRIAAHLEALKFDVSLVATEWFLCVFSKSLPSETTFRVWDLLFYEGAKVLFHVALAIFKMKEEELLVAQHVGDVINILQMTTHHLFDPDELLTVAFDKIGSLTINNISKQRKKQEPAVMAELDQRLRRLNSMIE from the exons ATGAATAAGATGTTGGGTACTGAAAGCAGGAGAGATTTTGCATTTGATTTCCAAAGCCAAGTTTCGATTTTGAGACCAAGTGTGCATGCCAGAAGGGCTAATATAATTGTTAAGTTTCAAGATCTTTATGGTTTTACAGTTGAAGGCAATGTGGATGATGTGAATATATTGAACGAAGTTAGAGAAAAATTGAGACAACAAGGCAAGGTTTGGTGGGCACTTGAAGCTAGTAAAGGTTCAAATTGGTATTTGCAGACTCGTGTCTCTTCTACGATTAAGTCATCCCTCAACTTTTCGAATTTAGTGAATGCAATTGCACTCAAGAGGCTGATTAGAAATGGGATTCCTCTGGTTTTGAGGCCGAAGGTGTGGTTTTCATTGTCTGGTGCAGCTAAGAAGAAATCAACTGTGCCTCAGAGCTATTACAATGATTTGATTTTTGCGGTGGAAGGGAAGGTCACGCCTGCGACTAAGCAGATTGATCAT GACTTATTTCGAACATTTCCTGGTCACCCGTGGTTGGACACTAAAGAGCGCCATGCAGCTCTTAGGCGTGTTCTTGTTGCATATTCTTTTCGTGATTCTGATGTTGGCTACTGTCAG GGTCTAAATTATGTCGGAGCATTATTGTTGCTTGTTATGAAAACTGAAGAAGATGCTTTCTGGATGCTAGCTGTCCTCCTGGAGAATGTATTAGCAAATGATTGTTACACGACCAATTTATCAGGATGCCATGTTGAACAAAGGGTGTTTAAAGATATACTGGCTAAAAAATGTCCAAG AATAGCTGCTCATCTGGAAGCTTTGAAGTTTGATGTCTCCCTTGTTGCCACCGAATGGTTTTTGTGCGTCTTTTCAAAGAGCTTACCTTCAGAG ACAACGTTCCGCGTATGGGATCTCCTTTTTTATGAGGGTGCAAAGGTTCTTTTCCATGTAGCTCTGGCTATTTTTAAG ATGAAAGAAGAGGAGCTGCTCGTAGCACAACATGTTGGGGATGTCATTAATATATTGCAGATGACCACCCATCATCTCTTTGATCCTGATGAATTACTGACG GTTGCATTTGATAAGATTGGCTCATTAACAATTAACAACATATCAAAGCAACGGAAAAAGCAGGAACCGGCAGTTATGGCAGAGCTTGATCAGCGGCTGAGAAGGCTAAATTCCATGATTGAATAA
- the LOC108226594 gene encoding fimbrin-4, whose amino-acid sequence MSGYEAVTISDPSLESQFAQVELRRLKSKFLAARKESGQVRLGDLPPVMLQLKNFSEIFRERDIKAILSESNSDMDQEVDFESFLRMYLTVSARARTKAGASRYKTATSFLKAPTTTNRHTISQTEKASYVDHINRHLGEDPFLKKHFPIDPNTDALFDLVKDGVLLCKLINVAVPGTIDERAINKKNKLNPWERTENHTLCLNSAQAIGCTVVNIGTQDLDEARPHLLLGLISQIIKVQLLANCNIKNTPELLELVEEEKDVEELKSMAPEKVLLKWMNYHLKKSGYKKEVTNFSSDLKDGMAYAHLLHALAPELDTGNTLETEDPEERANLILQQADKMECNRYATPTDIVEGSTNLNIAFVAEIFQHRNGLHEVTENTQNSFAEMMTDDEETSKEERCFRLWINSLGTETYVNNLFEDMRPGWVMLEVLDKIFPGSVNWKKATKPPIKMPFRKVENCNQAIEIGRELNFSLVNVAGNDFVQGNKKLIIAFLWQLMRFSMLQLLKNLRSSSQGKEITDADILNWANETVKKSGKQTQMDSFKDKSLSSGVFFLELLSAVEPRVVNWSLVTNGENDENKKSNATYIISVARKLGCSIFLLPEDIMEVNPKMTLILTASIMHWSLNQKGGQRLPPVPTSETPEDSPTAGADGDMEHENEPADAESSEPPADAEEPTDA is encoded by the exons ATGTCAGGCTACGAAGCAGTTACCATTTCTGATCCATCGCTTGAGAGCCAATTTGCTCAAGTCGAGCTTCGCAGACTCAAATCCAAA TTTCTTGCAGCAAGAAAAGAATCAGGGCAAGTCAGGTTAGGGGATCTACCACCGGTAATGTTGCAGTTGAAGAATTTCAGTGAGATTTTTAGAGAAAGGGACATCAAAGCTATCTTGAGTGAGTCAAACTCAGACATGGATCAGGAAGTTGATTTTGAATCCTTCCTGCGG ATGTATCTCACTGTAAGTGCTCGAGCTCGAACAAAGGCAGGTGCTTCAAGATATAAAACTGCAACTTCATTCCTCAAGGCACCCACAACCACTAATCGGCACACCATTAGCCAAACAGAGAAGGCATCTTATGTCGACCACATTAATAGACATCTTGGAGAAGATCCATTTCTAAAGAAGCATTTTCCTATAGATCCAAACACCGATGCGTTGTTTGATCTTGTTAAGGATGGTGTTCTCCTCTG TAAGCTTATCAATGTGGCTGTCCCTGGTACAATAGACGAGCGggcaataaataaaaagaataagcTTAATCCGTGGGAGAGAACTGAGAATCATACATTGTGCCTCAACTCTGCACAGGCCATCGGCTGCACTGTAGTGAACATTGGCACACAGGATCTGGATGAAGCTAGA CCCCATCTGCTACTTGGTTTAATTTCCCAGATAATTAAG GTTCAACTTTTGGCTAATTGCAATATCAAAAACACTCCCGAGCTACTGGAACTGGTGGAAGAAGAGAAG GATGTGGAGGAGCTCAAGAGTATGGCTCCTGAAAAGGTTCTCTTAAAATGGATGAACTATCACCTAAAGAAATCAGGATATAAAAAGGAGGTCACCAATTTTTCCAGCGATTTAAAG GATGGAATGGCTTATGCTCATTTGCTCCATGCTCTTGCTCCCGAACTTGATACTGGTAACACACTGGAGACTGAGGATCCAGAAGAAAGAGCAAATCTGATACTTCAGCAAGCAGATAAAATGGAGTGCAATAGATACGCCACTCCAACAGATATTGTTGAGGGCtcaacaaatttaaatattgcaTTCGTTGCAGAAATATTTCAGCACAG GAATGGTCTGCATGAAGTGACAGAGAACACCCAAAATTCCTTTGCAGAAATGATGACAGATGATGAGGAGACTTCTAAAGAAGAGAGATGCTTCCGCTTGTGGATCAACAGTCTTGGAACTGAAACATATgtcaataatttatttgaagatATGAGACCCGG ATGGGTCATGTTGGAAGTTCTTGACAAAATATTCCCTGGATCAGTCAACTGGAAGAAAGCAACAAAACCTCCCATAAAAATGCCTTTCAGAAAGGTTGAGAACTGCAACCAAGCCATTGAGATTGGAAGAGAATTAAACTTTTCGCTAGTAAATGTAGCCGGCAATGATTTTGTACAAGGAAACAAAAAACTCATAATAG CTTTTCTGTGGCAACTGATGAGGTTTAGCATGCTCCAACTGCTTAAAAACTTGAGATCTTCTTCCCAAGGAAAGGAAATAACAGATGCCGATATTTTAAATTGGGCAAATGAAACAGTAAAAAAGTCAGGGAAGCAAACTCAGATGGATAGCTTTAAG GATAAAAGTCTTTCAAGCGGGGTTTTCTTCCTTGAACTTCTTAGTGCTGTGGAGCCGCGAGTTGTCAACTGGAGTCTTGTTACTAATGGCGAAAATG ATGAGAATAAGAAATCAAACGCAACATATATAATTAGTGTTGCACGGAAGCTAGGCTGCTCAATCTTCTTATTGCCTGAGGATATTATGGAG GTGAACCCGAAGATGACTCTTATTCTAACAGCAAGCATAATGCATTGGAGTCTAAACCAAAAGGGTGGACAAAGATTGCCTCCTGTTCCTACAAGTGAAACTCCTGAGGATTCCCCAACAGCAGGTGCAGACGGTGATATGGAACACGAAAATGAACCAGCTGACGCTGAATCCAGTGAGCCGCCTGCTGATGCTGAAGAACCAACTGACGCTTAA
- the LOC108225024 gene encoding uncharacterized protein LOC108225024 isoform X2, protein MLGTESRRDFAFDFQSQVSILRPSVHARRANIIVKFQDLYGFTVEGNVDDVNILNEVREKLRQQGKVWWALEASKGSNWYLQTRVSSTIKSSLNFSNLVNAIALKRLIRNGIPLVLRPKVWFSLSGAAKKKSTVPQSYYNDLIFAVEGKVTPATKQIDHDLFRTFPGHPWLDTKERHAALRRVLVAYSFRDSDVGYCQGLNYVGALLLLVMKTEEDAFWMLAVLLENVLANDCYTTNLSGCHVEQRVFKDILAKKCPRIAAHLEALKFDVSLVATEWFLCVFSKSLPSETTFRVWDLLFYEGAKVLFHVALAIFKMKEEELLVAQHVGDVINILQMTTHHLFDPDELLTVAFDKIGSLTINNISKQRKKQEPAVMAELDQRLRRLNSMIE, encoded by the exons ATGTTGGGTACTGAAAGCAGGAGAGATTTTGCATTTGATTTCCAAAGCCAAGTTTCGATTTTGAGACCAAGTGTGCATGCCAGAAGGGCTAATATAATTGTTAAGTTTCAAGATCTTTATGGTTTTACAGTTGAAGGCAATGTGGATGATGTGAATATATTGAACGAAGTTAGAGAAAAATTGAGACAACAAGGCAAGGTTTGGTGGGCACTTGAAGCTAGTAAAGGTTCAAATTGGTATTTGCAGACTCGTGTCTCTTCTACGATTAAGTCATCCCTCAACTTTTCGAATTTAGTGAATGCAATTGCACTCAAGAGGCTGATTAGAAATGGGATTCCTCTGGTTTTGAGGCCGAAGGTGTGGTTTTCATTGTCTGGTGCAGCTAAGAAGAAATCAACTGTGCCTCAGAGCTATTACAATGATTTGATTTTTGCGGTGGAAGGGAAGGTCACGCCTGCGACTAAGCAGATTGATCAT GACTTATTTCGAACATTTCCTGGTCACCCGTGGTTGGACACTAAAGAGCGCCATGCAGCTCTTAGGCGTGTTCTTGTTGCATATTCTTTTCGTGATTCTGATGTTGGCTACTGTCAG GGTCTAAATTATGTCGGAGCATTATTGTTGCTTGTTATGAAAACTGAAGAAGATGCTTTCTGGATGCTAGCTGTCCTCCTGGAGAATGTATTAGCAAATGATTGTTACACGACCAATTTATCAGGATGCCATGTTGAACAAAGGGTGTTTAAAGATATACTGGCTAAAAAATGTCCAAG AATAGCTGCTCATCTGGAAGCTTTGAAGTTTGATGTCTCCCTTGTTGCCACCGAATGGTTTTTGTGCGTCTTTTCAAAGAGCTTACCTTCAGAG ACAACGTTCCGCGTATGGGATCTCCTTTTTTATGAGGGTGCAAAGGTTCTTTTCCATGTAGCTCTGGCTATTTTTAAG ATGAAAGAAGAGGAGCTGCTCGTAGCACAACATGTTGGGGATGTCATTAATATATTGCAGATGACCACCCATCATCTCTTTGATCCTGATGAATTACTGACG GTTGCATTTGATAAGATTGGCTCATTAACAATTAACAACATATCAAAGCAACGGAAAAAGCAGGAACCGGCAGTTATGGCAGAGCTTGATCAGCGGCTGAGAAGGCTAAATTCCATGATTGAATAA
- the LOC108225314 gene encoding fasciclin-like arabinogalactan protein 7, whose protein sequence is MPMEKTMMFIVCSTLVLLLCSAPAYAQKGKSPPSPPISITPTPAPAPAPAAEHVNLTELLSVAGPFHTFLDYLVSTKVIETLQNQANDTEEGLTLFVPKDKAFSSLKTPSLSNLTADQLKSLCLFHALPHYYSLSDFKNLSQASPIMTLAGGTYTLNFTDNSGTVLVGSGWTNTKVSSSVRSTDPVAIYQVDKVLLPEAIFGTDIPPMPAPAPSPDIVAPSADAPVADGGHAPSQPTSTPSSSYRIMSFSAWSCLVLILSGGMALFL, encoded by the coding sequence ATGCCAATGGAGAAGACCATGATGTTCATAGTGTGTAGCACACTAGTGCTTCTTTTATGTTCTGCACCAGCATATGCACAAAAGGGTAAATCCCCTCCATCACCTCCCATATCCATAACCCCAACTCCTGCACCAGCACCTGCACCAGCAGCAGAACACGTAAACCTCACCGAGTTACTGTCTGTCGCTGGTCCATTCCACACTTTTCTCGATTACCTTGTGTCAACCAAAGTTATTGAGACCCTTCAAAACCAAGCCAATGATACTGAGGAAGGACTAACTTTGTTTGTACCCAAAGACAAGGCGTTTTCATCACTTAAAACTCCTTCTTTATCCAACCTTACTGCAGACCAACTCAAATCACTCTGCCTTTTCCATGCCTTGCCACATTACTACTCTTTATCTGATTTCAAGAACCTCAGCCAAGCGAGCCCTATTATGACATTAGCTGGTGGTACATACACTTTAAATTTCACCGACAACTCTGGAACTGTTCTAGTTGGTTCAGGATGGACAAACACGAAAGTCAGTAGTAGTGTGCGTTCAACTGATCCTGTTGCCATTTATCAGGTTGATAAGGTGCTTCTTCCAGAAGCAATCTTTGGAACAGATATACCTCCAATGCCTGCTCCTGCACCGTCTCCTGATATCGTTGCCCCTTCTGCAGATGCTCCAGTTGCAGATGGGGGACATGCTCCATCACAaccaacttcaactccatcATCTTCTTATAGGATTATGAGCTTCAGTGCTTGGAGTTGCTTGGTTCTGATTCTCTCGGGTGGAATGGCATTGTTCTTGTAA
- the LOC108226510 gene encoding rho GDP-dissociation inhibitor 1, protein MSLAVGAVSSSNSNMGGFNEEDAEKSGDETIKRSPSEASLSATDQEDEDDHAIELGPQFTLKEQLEKDKDDESLRRWKEQLIGAVDINNVGESADPEVKIINLSIVSPGRPDIVLPIPEDGKPKGPWFTLKEGSVYRYIVVGFRYTNNIVVGFRYTNNVWKTGVKVDTTKEMLGTFSPQQEPYIFDAPEETTPSGYFARGSYTAKSKFVDDDNKCYLDIQYTFDIRKDWAKAE, encoded by the exons ATGTCTTTAGCTGTTGGAGCTGTATCTAGTTCCAATAGTAACATGGGGGGatttaatgaagaagatgcAGAGAAGAGTGGCGATGAGACTATAAAAAGAAGTCCCAGTGAAGCTTCTTTGTCTGCTACTGATCAAGAGGATGAAGATGATCATGCCATTGAATTGGGTCCTCAGTTCACTCTCAAGGAACAGCTTGAAAAAGACAag GATGATGAGAGTTTGAGGAGGTGGAAAGAGCAGCTAATTGGAGCTGTGGATATTAACAATGTTGGAG AATCTGCAGATCCAGAAGTAAAGATCATCAATCTCTCTATTGTCTCACCTGGTAGACCTGACATTGTGCTTCCTATTCCAGAGGATGGAAAACCAAAAGGCCCATGGTTTACTTTGAAAGAAGGCAGTGTCTATAGGTACATTGTTGTTGGCTTTAGGTACACAAATAACATTGTTGTTGGCTTTAGGTACACAAATAATGTCTGGAAAACTGGTGTCAAGG TTGATACTACAAAAGAGATGCTTGGAACATTTAGTCCTCAACAAGAGCCGTATATATTTGACGCGCCCGAAGAAACCACCCCTTCTGGTTACTTTGCCAGAGGTTCATACACTGCAAAGTCAAAG tTTGTCGATGACGATAACAAGTGCTACTTGGATATCCAGTATACATTTGACATTCGGAAGGATTGGGCTAAAGCTGAGTAG
- the LOC108224360 gene encoding uncharacterized protein LOC108224360 isoform X2: MATVEVVSATSAFHAEKVEEAKTTTEEAAATVEEVVAAPEVPKQTETTTTTTTPAPVVADEPAEATNAEAPAAEEAKVTEEEVKAESVPEETVKEEVVVPAEEPVAEKFSDAPVEIEPEAVVEAKAEAEEVVKEDAVADTNVEEEEEKTTTEQDEDKVEAAVAEAEEETKKTEE; the protein is encoded by the exons ATGGCCACAGTCGAG GTTGTGTCAGCAACATCAGCATTCCACGCGGAGAAAGTTGAAGAAGCAAAGACAACAACTGAAGAAGCAGCCGCCACAGTTGAGGAAGTTGTCGCAGCACCAGAAGTGCCTAAACAAACCGAGACCACGACTACTACTACTACTCCTGCACCTGTCGTCGCGGATGAGCCAGCAGAGGCAACCAATGCCGAAGCCCCGGCAGCAGAGGAGGCCAAGGTCACTGAAGAGGAGGTTAAGGCAGAGAGTGTTCCAGAGGAAACTGTGAAGGAAGAAGTTGTGGTACCTGCTGAGGAGCCGGTTGCTGAGAAATTTTCAGATGCGCCTGTAGAAATTGAACCCGAAGCTGTAGTGGAAGCTAAAGCAGAAGCTGAGGAGGTTGTGAAAGAAGATGCTGTTGCAGATACTAatgtggaggaggaggaggagaagaCTACTACTGAGCAAGATGAAGACAAGGTGGAGGCAGCAGTAGCTGAGGCGGAGGAGGAAACTAAGAAGACCGAAGAATAA